Proteins from one Neodiprion fabricii isolate iyNeoFabr1 chromosome 5, iyNeoFabr1.1, whole genome shotgun sequence genomic window:
- the LOC124183930 gene encoding farnesyl pyrophosphate synthase isoform X3, whose translation MGHRIRAASSQSVNTVTQARSRTVTSRDESREMMAVWPDVVRDLTDAGRHLDVPHATKWMAKVLQYNVPSGKKNRGLAVVYAFKKLATHDQLTEENVRLARILGWCVELYQAFFLVEDDIMDGATTRRGQPCWYRQNNIGLSAINDGLLLEQSIFQLLRTHFKDKACYLNLVEVFHENILKTTMGQTLDLISTHFGQKPKLELFTMDQYNAIVKYKTAYYSFVMPVSLAMYFAGITDPEMHRQAKTILLEMGHFFQVQDDFLDCYGDPEVTGKIGTDIQDGKCSWLAVVALQRATPAQKKILEECYGSSDPAKVDRVKQLYNSLGLQTTYSVYEEESYNLMNTHIQQISRGLPHDLFFKFLEKIYRRDS comes from the exons ATGGGTCATCGAATAAG agCTGCAAGTTCGCAATCGGTTAATACCGTCACTCAAGCCAGAAGTAGAACTGTCACCAGCAGGGATGAGAGTCGTGAAATGATGGCTGTGTGGCCGGACGTGGTGAGGGATTTGACGGATGCTGGACGTCACCTCGACGTTCCTCACGCCACTAAATGGATGGCGAAG GTTCTGCAGTACAACGTTCCtagtggaaagaaaaatagaggACTGGCCGTTGTCTACGCGTTCAAAAAGCTTGCGACCCATGATCAGCTCACCGAAGAGAACGTCAGACTGGCAAGAATTTTGGGCTGGTGCGTCGAGTTG TACCAAGCATTTTTCCTGGTGGAAGATGACATTATGGACGGTGCGACTACCAGACGTGGTCAACCCTGCTGGTACCGTCAAAACAACATAGGTTTGTCGGCGATCAACGACGGACTTTTACTGGAACAGTCTATATTCCAGCTGCTTCGTACACATTTCAAGGATAAAGCGTGCTATTTGAATCTAGTTGAGGTATTCCACGAG AATATATTGAAAACTACTATGGGTCAGACTCTCGATTTGATCTCAACCCATTTTGGCCAGAAGCCTAAGCTGGAGCTATTTACAATGGACCAATACAATGCGATAGTTAAATATAAAACTGCTTATTATTCTTTTGTCATGCCAGTTTCTCTCGCCATGTACTTT GCTGGTATTACGGATCCTGAAATGCACAGACAAGCGAAAACGATTCTGCTTGAAATGGGTCACTTTTTCCAAGTTCAAGATGACTTTTTAGACTGTTATGGAGATCCTGAGGTGACAGGAAAAATCGGCACTGATATACAGGACGGCAAATGTTCGTGGTTGGCGGTAGTTGCATTACAACGTGCGACGCCTGCTCAGAAAAAGATACTAGAA gAATGCTATGGTTCAAGCGATCCAGCCAAAGTCGACAGAGTAAAACAATTGTATAACAGTTTGGGTTTACAAACTACGTACTCCGTATACGAAGAGGAAAGTTACAACTTGATGAATACTCATATTCAACAAATATCACGCGGTCTTCCACACgacttatttttcaaatttctcgagAAAATATACCGCAGAGACAGTTAA
- the LOC124183930 gene encoding farnesyl pyrophosphate synthase isoform X4, with translation MSEAASSQSVNTVTQARSRTVTSRDESREMMAVWPDVVRDLTDAGRHLDVPHATKWMAKVLQYNVPSGKKNRGLAVVYAFKKLATHDQLTEENVRLARILGWCVELYQAFFLVEDDIMDGATTRRGQPCWYRQNNIGLSAINDGLLLEQSIFQLLRTHFKDKACYLNLVEVFHENILKTTMGQTLDLISTHFGQKPKLELFTMDQYNAIVKYKTAYYSFVMPVSLAMYFAGITDPEMHRQAKTILLEMGHFFQVQDDFLDCYGDPEVTGKIGTDIQDGKCSWLAVVALQRATPAQKKILEECYGSSDPAKVDRVKQLYNSLGLQTTYSVYEEESYNLMNTHIQQISRGLPHDLFFKFLEKIYRRDS, from the exons ATGAGCGA agCTGCAAGTTCGCAATCGGTTAATACCGTCACTCAAGCCAGAAGTAGAACTGTCACCAGCAGGGATGAGAGTCGTGAAATGATGGCTGTGTGGCCGGACGTGGTGAGGGATTTGACGGATGCTGGACGTCACCTCGACGTTCCTCACGCCACTAAATGGATGGCGAAG GTTCTGCAGTACAACGTTCCtagtggaaagaaaaatagaggACTGGCCGTTGTCTACGCGTTCAAAAAGCTTGCGACCCATGATCAGCTCACCGAAGAGAACGTCAGACTGGCAAGAATTTTGGGCTGGTGCGTCGAGTTG TACCAAGCATTTTTCCTGGTGGAAGATGACATTATGGACGGTGCGACTACCAGACGTGGTCAACCCTGCTGGTACCGTCAAAACAACATAGGTTTGTCGGCGATCAACGACGGACTTTTACTGGAACAGTCTATATTCCAGCTGCTTCGTACACATTTCAAGGATAAAGCGTGCTATTTGAATCTAGTTGAGGTATTCCACGAG AATATATTGAAAACTACTATGGGTCAGACTCTCGATTTGATCTCAACCCATTTTGGCCAGAAGCCTAAGCTGGAGCTATTTACAATGGACCAATACAATGCGATAGTTAAATATAAAACTGCTTATTATTCTTTTGTCATGCCAGTTTCTCTCGCCATGTACTTT GCTGGTATTACGGATCCTGAAATGCACAGACAAGCGAAAACGATTCTGCTTGAAATGGGTCACTTTTTCCAAGTTCAAGATGACTTTTTAGACTGTTATGGAGATCCTGAGGTGACAGGAAAAATCGGCACTGATATACAGGACGGCAAATGTTCGTGGTTGGCGGTAGTTGCATTACAACGTGCGACGCCTGCTCAGAAAAAGATACTAGAA gAATGCTATGGTTCAAGCGATCCAGCCAAAGTCGACAGAGTAAAACAATTGTATAACAGTTTGGGTTTACAAACTACGTACTCCGTATACGAAGAGGAAAGTTACAACTTGATGAATACTCATATTCAACAAATATCACGCGGTCTTCCACACgacttatttttcaaatttctcgagAAAATATACCGCAGAGACAGTTAA
- the LOC124183930 gene encoding farnesyl pyrophosphate synthase isoform X2, whose amino-acid sequence MLDVTSTFLTPLNGWRRSLLFSQQYNVTEILENFYFLINFTEASSSYPILSRFCSTTFLVERKIEDWPLSTRSKSLRPMISSPKRTSDWQEFWAGASSWYVVHSFVYWLSSKYQAFFLVEDDIMDGATTRRGQPCWYRQNNIGLSAINDGLLLEQSIFQLLRTHFKDKACYLNLVEVFHENILKTTMGQTLDLISTHFGQKPKLELFTMDQYNAIVKYKTAYYSFVMPVSLAMYFAGITDPEMHRQAKTILLEMGHFFQVQDDFLDCYGDPEVTGKIGTDIQDGKCSWLAVVALQRATPAQKKILEECYGSSDPAKVDRVKQLYNSLGLQTTYSVYEEESYNLMNTHIQQISRGLPHDLFFKFLEKIYRRDS is encoded by the exons ATGCTGGACGTCACCTCGACGTTCCTCACGCCACTAAATGGATGGCGAAG GTCACTGTTATTTTCTCAGCAGTACAATGTCAcggaaattcttgaaaatttttactttctcatTAATTTCACCGAAGCAAGTTCATCTTATCCCATACTCTCAAGGTTCTGCAGTACAACGTTCCtagtggaaagaaaaatagaggACTGGCCGTTGTCTACGCGTTCAAAAAGCTTGCGACCCATGATCAGCTCACCGAAGAGAACGTCAGACTGGCAAGAATTTTGGGCTGGTGCGTCGAGTTGGTATGTCGTGCACTCATTCGTATATTGGCTATCTTCTAAG TACCAAGCATTTTTCCTGGTGGAAGATGACATTATGGACGGTGCGACTACCAGACGTGGTCAACCCTGCTGGTACCGTCAAAACAACATAGGTTTGTCGGCGATCAACGACGGACTTTTACTGGAACAGTCTATATTCCAGCTGCTTCGTACACATTTCAAGGATAAAGCGTGCTATTTGAATCTAGTTGAGGTATTCCACGAG AATATATTGAAAACTACTATGGGTCAGACTCTCGATTTGATCTCAACCCATTTTGGCCAGAAGCCTAAGCTGGAGCTATTTACAATGGACCAATACAATGCGATAGTTAAATATAAAACTGCTTATTATTCTTTTGTCATGCCAGTTTCTCTCGCCATGTACTTT GCTGGTATTACGGATCCTGAAATGCACAGACAAGCGAAAACGATTCTGCTTGAAATGGGTCACTTTTTCCAAGTTCAAGATGACTTTTTAGACTGTTATGGAGATCCTGAGGTGACAGGAAAAATCGGCACTGATATACAGGACGGCAAATGTTCGTGGTTGGCGGTAGTTGCATTACAACGTGCGACGCCTGCTCAGAAAAAGATACTAGAA gAATGCTATGGTTCAAGCGATCCAGCCAAAGTCGACAGAGTAAAACAATTGTATAACAGTTTGGGTTTACAAACTACGTACTCCGTATACGAAGAGGAAAGTTACAACTTGATGAATACTCATATTCAACAAATATCACGCGGTCTTCCACACgacttatttttcaaatttctcgagAAAATATACCGCAGAGACAGTTAA
- the LOC124183930 gene encoding farnesyl pyrophosphate synthase isoform X5, whose translation MLDVTSTFLTPLNGWRRFCSTTFLVERKIEDWPLSTRSKSLRPMISSPKRTSDWQEFWAGASSWYVVHSFVYWLSSKYQAFFLVEDDIMDGATTRRGQPCWYRQNNIGLSAINDGLLLEQSIFQLLRTHFKDKACYLNLVEVFHENILKTTMGQTLDLISTHFGQKPKLELFTMDQYNAIVKYKTAYYSFVMPVSLAMYFAGITDPEMHRQAKTILLEMGHFFQVQDDFLDCYGDPEVTGKIGTDIQDGKCSWLAVVALQRATPAQKKILEECYGSSDPAKVDRVKQLYNSLGLQTTYSVYEEESYNLMNTHIQQISRGLPHDLFFKFLEKIYRRDS comes from the exons ATGCTGGACGTCACCTCGACGTTCCTCACGCCACTAAATGGATGGCGAAG GTTCTGCAGTACAACGTTCCtagtggaaagaaaaatagaggACTGGCCGTTGTCTACGCGTTCAAAAAGCTTGCGACCCATGATCAGCTCACCGAAGAGAACGTCAGACTGGCAAGAATTTTGGGCTGGTGCGTCGAGTTGGTATGTCGTGCACTCATTCGTATATTGGCTATCTTCTAAG TACCAAGCATTTTTCCTGGTGGAAGATGACATTATGGACGGTGCGACTACCAGACGTGGTCAACCCTGCTGGTACCGTCAAAACAACATAGGTTTGTCGGCGATCAACGACGGACTTTTACTGGAACAGTCTATATTCCAGCTGCTTCGTACACATTTCAAGGATAAAGCGTGCTATTTGAATCTAGTTGAGGTATTCCACGAG AATATATTGAAAACTACTATGGGTCAGACTCTCGATTTGATCTCAACCCATTTTGGCCAGAAGCCTAAGCTGGAGCTATTTACAATGGACCAATACAATGCGATAGTTAAATATAAAACTGCTTATTATTCTTTTGTCATGCCAGTTTCTCTCGCCATGTACTTT GCTGGTATTACGGATCCTGAAATGCACAGACAAGCGAAAACGATTCTGCTTGAAATGGGTCACTTTTTCCAAGTTCAAGATGACTTTTTAGACTGTTATGGAGATCCTGAGGTGACAGGAAAAATCGGCACTGATATACAGGACGGCAAATGTTCGTGGTTGGCGGTAGTTGCATTACAACGTGCGACGCCTGCTCAGAAAAAGATACTAGAA gAATGCTATGGTTCAAGCGATCCAGCCAAAGTCGACAGAGTAAAACAATTGTATAACAGTTTGGGTTTACAAACTACGTACTCCGTATACGAAGAGGAAAGTTACAACTTGATGAATACTCATATTCAACAAATATCACGCGGTCTTCCACACgacttatttttcaaatttctcgagAAAATATACCGCAGAGACAGTTAA